A part of Bacillaceae bacterium S4-13-56 genomic DNA contains:
- the menB gene encoding 1,4-dihydroxy-2-naphthoyl-CoA synthase — MAVEWESERKYEDILYETYNGIAKISINRPEVRNAFRPKTVHELIDAFTYARDDSEIGVIVLAGVGDDAFCSGGDQKVRGHGGYVGDDQIPRLNVLDLQRLIRVIPKPVVAMVSGYAIGGGHVLHVVCDLTIAADNAIFGQTGPKVGSFDAGYGAGYLARIVGHKKAREIWYLCRQYNAQEALDMGLVNTVVPLDKLEEETIQWCEEMLEKSPTALRFLKASLNADTDGLAGLQQMGGDATLLYYTTDEAKEGRDAFKEKRSPDFKQFPRFP, encoded by the coding sequence ATGGCGGTAGAATGGGAAAGTGAACGTAAATATGAAGACATTTTATATGAAACGTACAATGGGATTGCTAAAATCTCCATTAACCGACCAGAAGTAAGAAATGCATTCCGTCCAAAAACTGTACATGAATTAATCGATGCATTTACTTATGCTCGTGACGATTCTGAAATCGGTGTTATTGTATTGGCTGGTGTCGGTGATGATGCTTTCTGTTCTGGAGGAGACCAGAAAGTAAGAGGACATGGTGGTTATGTAGGTGATGATCAAATTCCTCGTTTAAATGTTCTTGATTTACAGCGTTTGATCAGAGTGATTCCAAAGCCAGTTGTTGCTATGGTTTCCGGATATGCTATTGGTGGTGGACATGTTCTTCATGTTGTTTGTGACCTAACAATTGCAGCAGATAACGCTATCTTTGGACAAACTGGTCCTAAAGTGGGTAGTTTCGATGCTGGATATGGTGCGGGTTACTTAGCACGTATCGTTGGACATAAGAAAGCTCGTGAAATCTGGTACTTATGTCGACAATATAACGCTCAAGAAGCACTTGATATGGGCTTAGTCAACACTGTCGTTCCACTAGACAAGCTAGAAGAAGAAACAATTCAATGGTGCGAAGAAATGCTTGAAAAGTCACCAACTGCACTTCGTTTCTTAAAAGCCTCTCTAAATGCAGATACAGACGGATTGGCTGGTTTGCAACAAATGGGTGGAGATGCAACTCTTCTATATTACACAACAGATGAAGCAAAAGAAGGAAGAGACGCGTTTAAAGAGAAGCGTAGCCCAGACTTTAAGCAATTTCCTCGTTTTCCATAA
- the menH gene encoding 2-succinyl-6-hydroxy-2,4-cyclohexadiene-1-carboxylate synthase, giving the protein MEAGNTKFWLKVKGNGEPILLLHGFTGTHQTWSEIEELLENYQLIMVDLPGHGKTVSLSSFNMESVCKDLKILLRELEIEKTHLLGYSMGGRTALSFAMIYPEVVKSLLLESASPGLASEKAREERKIQDSNLANILAKEGVQYFVDFWENIPLFSSQKNLPKERQNEIRIERLSQTEEGLMASLHGMGTGSQPSWWGDLHKLKIPTLIVVGSLDLKFCEIGKKMHLTLPNGHYHEISGVGHAIHVEKPRIFGTIVNVFMKNL; this is encoded by the coding sequence ATGGAAGCAGGTAACACAAAATTTTGGCTTAAAGTGAAGGGAAATGGCGAACCAATTCTTTTGTTACATGGTTTTACAGGAACGCATCAAACCTGGAGTGAAATAGAAGAACTGCTAGAAAACTATCAATTAATCATGGTGGATTTACCGGGACATGGAAAAACTGTGTCTCTTTCTTCTTTTAACATGGAATCAGTATGTAAAGACCTAAAAATACTCTTAAGGGAACTTGAAATAGAAAAAACTCATCTTCTTGGTTATTCAATGGGGGGAAGAACGGCTCTGTCTTTTGCAATGATTTACCCAGAGGTTGTGAAGTCTCTATTATTAGAAAGTGCTTCTCCTGGTCTGGCTAGCGAAAAAGCTAGAGAAGAAAGAAAAATTCAAGATTCTAATTTAGCAAATATACTCGCCAAAGAGGGGGTGCAATATTTTGTTGACTTTTGGGAAAACATACCACTATTTTCAAGTCAAAAAAATCTTCCGAAAGAGAGGCAGAACGAAATTCGTATCGAGCGATTATCACAAACAGAGGAGGGATTAATGGCTTCTCTCCATGGAATGGGAACTGGTTCACAGCCATCCTGGTGGGGGGATCTCCATAAGCTAAAGATACCAACTCTTATTGTTGTAGGATCATTAGATCTTAAATTTTGTGAAATCGGAAAAAAGATGCATCTAACCCTACCTAATGGACATTATCATGAAATTTCTGGTGTTGGACATGCGATTCATGTGGAGAAACCGAGAATATTTGGTACAATAGTAAATGTGTTCATGAAAAATTTGTAG